In Balearica regulorum gibbericeps isolate bBalReg1 chromosome 2, bBalReg1.pri, whole genome shotgun sequence, one DNA window encodes the following:
- the LOC104635342 gene encoding sodium-dependent neutral amino acid transporter B(0)AT3 isoform X2: MSKDLSVPPEIPKEDGRPKWDNKFQYILSCIGFAVGLGNVWRFPYLCQIHGGGAFLIPYIIALLFEGIPLLHLELALGQCLRKGSIGAWNSISPYLGGVGAGSWMVSVLVSLYYNTVLTWVMWYFINSFQEPLPWSVCPLNENRTGLNEECYESTAVNYFWYRKTLNITPDVTETGTLQWWLILCLATCWAIVYLCTIRGIETTGKAIYVTALFPYLVLTIFLIHGLTLPGATDGLAYLFTPNLNTLKNPRVWLDAATQIFFSLSLAFGGLIAFSSYNPPKNIISIINEFDLPEESIIRQNYTAWISFLNSSYPEKIAGLKLKSCDLQEFLDQSVSGTGLAFIIFTQAIILMPGSQAWAILFFIMLFCLGLSSMFGNIEGVFTPLLELPVISKSIPKELLSGIICLICFLIALCFTLGSGSYWIDIFDSYAGSLPLLVIAFFEVIGVVYVYKIKRFSKDVTWMTGRKPNLYWQITWRFISPLLLLIVFVAFVTLQIQKPPSYAAWNPKYEGFPMKEEKVYPPWVLAICVLLAVLPCVFVPLVALFHLIKRMRRSKGPSFVPSEVFSCQGANSNFSHPEE; the protein is encoded by the exons ATGTCAAAAGATTTATCAGTGCCACCTGAAATCCCTAAAGAAGATGGCAGACCCAAGTGGGACAACAAGTTCCAGTATATTTTAAGCTGTATCGGATTTGCCGTCGGCCTGGGGAACGTGTGGCGATTTCCATACTTGTGTCAGATACATGGAGGCG GGGCATTCCTGATCCCATACATCATCGCTCTTCTCTTCGAAGGAATCCCACTGTTGCATCTTGAACTGGCCCTAGGACAGTGCCTGAGGAAAGGCAGCATTGGTGCCTGGAACAGCATCTCACCTTACCTTGGAGGAGTCG GGGCTGGTTCGTGGATGGTGTCGGTTCTGGTGAGCTTATACTACAACACCGTTTTAACCTGGGTGATGTGGTATTTCATAAACTCCTTCCAAGAACCCCTTCCTTGGAGTGTTTGTCCtctaaatgaaaacagaacag ggctTAATGAAGAATGTTACGAAAGTACCgcagtaaattatttttggtaCAGGAAAACTTTGAACATAACACCCGACGTCACTGAGACTGGCACGTTACAGTGGTGGCTCATTTTGTGCTTAGCAACCTGCTGGGCAATTGTCTATCTCTGCACCATCCGAGGAATTGAAACCACAGGAAAG GCAATTTATGTAACAGCACTATTTCCTTACCTGGTCCTAACTATATTCCTTATTCACGGACTCACTCTACCAGGAGCCACTGATGGTCTGGCTTACCTCTTCACCCCTAAC CTGAACACTTTGAAAAATCCCCGTGTATGGCTTGATGCAGCTAcccagattttcttctctctctccttggcTTTTGGAGGGCTTATTGCATTCTCAAGCTACAATCCACCAAA GAACATTATCAGTATCATCAATGAATTTGATCTTCCAGAAGAAAGCATCATACGACAAAACTATACAGCCTGGATTAGTTTCCTAAATTCATCATATCCAGAAAAAATTGCTGGACTCAAACTGAAAAGTTGTGACCTTCAAGAATTTCTTGATCAG AGCGTATCGGGAACTGGCTTGGCTTTCATCATTTTCACTCAAGCCATCATTCTAATGCCTGGCTCCCAGGCCTGGGCCATCCTGTTTTTCATAATGTTGTTCTGCTTGGGCCTTTCTTCTATGTTTGGGAACATCGAGGGAGTCTTCACTCCTCTTCTAGAGCTTCCAGTTATATCTAAATCAATACCCAAAGAGCTATTATCTG GTATAATATGTCTAATTTGCTTCCTCATCGCTCTGTGTTTTACACTGGGTTCAGGGAGTTACTGGATTGACATTTTTGACAGCTATGCAGGCTCATTGCCTCTTCTAGTCATCGCTTTCTTTGAAGTGATTGGGGTTGTGTATGtctataaaattaaaag GTTCAGCAAAGACGTGACATGGATGACTGGACGAAAACCCAATCTCTACTGGCAGATCACATGGAGGTTTATTAGCCCTCTGCTCCTACTAATTGTCTTCGTGGCCTTTGTTACTCTTCAGATACAGAAGCCGCCAAGCTATGCAGCCTGGAACCCTAAATAT GAAGGCTTCCCtatgaaagaggagaaagtttATCCACCTTGGGTACTGGCCATCTGTGTGCTGTTAGCTGTCCTTCCTTGCGTGTTTGTACCTCTGGTAGCACTCTTCCATCTGATCAAACGAATGCGCAGAAGCAAGGGTCCAAGCTTTGTACCATCAGAAGTCTTTTCATGTCAAGGGGCTAATAGCAATTTTTCTCATCCAGAAGAATAA
- the LOC104635342 gene encoding sodium-dependent neutral amino acid transporter B(0)AT3 isoform X1 has product MSKDLSVPPEIPKEDGRPKWDNKFQYILSCIGFAVGLGNVWRFPYLCQIHGGGAFLIPYIIALLFEGIPLLHLELALGQCLRKGSIGAWNSISPYLGGVGAGSWMVSVLVSLYYNTVLTWVMWYFINSFQEPLPWSVCPLNENRTGLNEECYESTAVNYFWYRKTLNITPDVTETGTLQWWLILCLATCWAIVYLCTIRGIETTGKAIYVTALFPYLVLTIFLIHGLTLPGATDGLAYLFTPNLNTLKNPRVWLDAATQIFFSLSLAFGGLIAFSSYNPPKNDCEKDAVTVAIVNSMTSLYASIPVFSVLGFKATTGYWDCLDRNIISIINEFDLPEESIIRQNYTAWISFLNSSYPEKIAGLKLKSCDLQEFLDQSVSGTGLAFIIFTQAIILMPGSQAWAILFFIMLFCLGLSSMFGNIEGVFTPLLELPVISKSIPKELLSGIICLICFLIALCFTLGSGSYWIDIFDSYAGSLPLLVIAFFEVIGVVYVYKIKRFSKDVTWMTGRKPNLYWQITWRFISPLLLLIVFVAFVTLQIQKPPSYAAWNPKYEGFPMKEEKVYPPWVLAICVLLAVLPCVFVPLVALFHLIKRMRRSKGPSFVPSEVFSCQGANSNFSHPEE; this is encoded by the exons ATGTCAAAAGATTTATCAGTGCCACCTGAAATCCCTAAAGAAGATGGCAGACCCAAGTGGGACAACAAGTTCCAGTATATTTTAAGCTGTATCGGATTTGCCGTCGGCCTGGGGAACGTGTGGCGATTTCCATACTTGTGTCAGATACATGGAGGCG GGGCATTCCTGATCCCATACATCATCGCTCTTCTCTTCGAAGGAATCCCACTGTTGCATCTTGAACTGGCCCTAGGACAGTGCCTGAGGAAAGGCAGCATTGGTGCCTGGAACAGCATCTCACCTTACCTTGGAGGAGTCG GGGCTGGTTCGTGGATGGTGTCGGTTCTGGTGAGCTTATACTACAACACCGTTTTAACCTGGGTGATGTGGTATTTCATAAACTCCTTCCAAGAACCCCTTCCTTGGAGTGTTTGTCCtctaaatgaaaacagaacag ggctTAATGAAGAATGTTACGAAAGTACCgcagtaaattatttttggtaCAGGAAAACTTTGAACATAACACCCGACGTCACTGAGACTGGCACGTTACAGTGGTGGCTCATTTTGTGCTTAGCAACCTGCTGGGCAATTGTCTATCTCTGCACCATCCGAGGAATTGAAACCACAGGAAAG GCAATTTATGTAACAGCACTATTTCCTTACCTGGTCCTAACTATATTCCTTATTCACGGACTCACTCTACCAGGAGCCACTGATGGTCTGGCTTACCTCTTCACCCCTAAC CTGAACACTTTGAAAAATCCCCGTGTATGGCTTGATGCAGCTAcccagattttcttctctctctccttggcTTTTGGAGGGCTTATTGCATTCTCAAGCTACAATCCACCAAA AAATGACTGTGAAAAGGATGCTGTGACAGTAGCAATTGTGAACAGCATGACATCCCTCTACGCTTCCATCccagtcttttctgttttggggtttAAAGCAACCACAGGATACTGGGACTGCCTGGACAG GAACATTATCAGTATCATCAATGAATTTGATCTTCCAGAAGAAAGCATCATACGACAAAACTATACAGCCTGGATTAGTTTCCTAAATTCATCATATCCAGAAAAAATTGCTGGACTCAAACTGAAAAGTTGTGACCTTCAAGAATTTCTTGATCAG AGCGTATCGGGAACTGGCTTGGCTTTCATCATTTTCACTCAAGCCATCATTCTAATGCCTGGCTCCCAGGCCTGGGCCATCCTGTTTTTCATAATGTTGTTCTGCTTGGGCCTTTCTTCTATGTTTGGGAACATCGAGGGAGTCTTCACTCCTCTTCTAGAGCTTCCAGTTATATCTAAATCAATACCCAAAGAGCTATTATCTG GTATAATATGTCTAATTTGCTTCCTCATCGCTCTGTGTTTTACACTGGGTTCAGGGAGTTACTGGATTGACATTTTTGACAGCTATGCAGGCTCATTGCCTCTTCTAGTCATCGCTTTCTTTGAAGTGATTGGGGTTGTGTATGtctataaaattaaaag GTTCAGCAAAGACGTGACATGGATGACTGGACGAAAACCCAATCTCTACTGGCAGATCACATGGAGGTTTATTAGCCCTCTGCTCCTACTAATTGTCTTCGTGGCCTTTGTTACTCTTCAGATACAGAAGCCGCCAAGCTATGCAGCCTGGAACCCTAAATAT GAAGGCTTCCCtatgaaagaggagaaagtttATCCACCTTGGGTACTGGCCATCTGTGTGCTGTTAGCTGTCCTTCCTTGCGTGTTTGTACCTCTGGTAGCACTCTTCCATCTGATCAAACGAATGCGCAGAAGCAAGGGTCCAAGCTTTGTACCATCAGAAGTCTTTTCATGTCAAGGGGCTAATAGCAATTTTTCTCATCCAGAAGAATAA